One Roseimaritima multifibrata DNA window includes the following coding sequences:
- the hrpB gene encoding ATP-dependent helicase HrpB codes for MTRIPSSLPINEVLSDIVAALKTSGTVVIKAPPGAGKTTGVPIAMEEAGLITSRILIAQPRRLAARSAAARLADLMGSQIGHDVGYQVRFDRRWRSDTKMVAVTYGILLRQLQADPYLEGIDAVLLDEFHERGLESDLSLGMLLRLKQTVRPDLKLIVMSATMAPQPIADFLSQDGAAVDVVESEGRSYPVEIRYAKKWDRSTIEEQVAAALPSVLRATPGHLLVFLPGVGEIRKTETLIRQLPETRGAEILRLYGDLSPDKQDRVLRESRQRKIVLSTNVAETSVTIPGITAVIDSGAARVMRYDPDVGFPRLQIEPISMAAADQRAGRAGRTEAGMAQRLWTQATHRSRPEFDTPEILRTDLAGAVLQLAGWGERSVADFPWLDAPFPEAVATAESLLKSLGAIDDAGITPTGRRMLRLPVHPRLARLLIAGEEFGIPKRIAVTAAMLSERDPFRRGSGPPKTVRGKNRGNHNLLDSRSDILNALNRLEKYADGAEDPQANEAAARHIFRVAEQLAGMLEGGKGKQESNAEDSDIAIMRALLAAYPDRLAKRRSRGSDRAIIGNGQGVKLSGESKVQEGDLFLVIDVQQATGDAKVRQASMVEHEWLDPAGFSERDEAFFHPSLRQIAARRRLYWNDLLLKETPIESADDDQSQALLHEHAIRNWDRIFPQEDTGLQRLLARIRFLQKWNPELELPALDTESLHAVCFQLCRGRKSFLDLAKAPWRDFILGKLSYQQQQALQTHAPERIKVPSGNEVAIEYQEDKPPILAVRLQELFGWDKTPCVANGRVPLLLHLLGPNRQPQQITEDLASFWEHTYPQVRKDLRRRYSKHHWPEDPTQALASRSGLKRDSQ; via the coding sequence ATGACCCGCATCCCCAGCAGTCTTCCCATTAACGAAGTCCTCTCGGACATCGTTGCGGCGTTAAAAACCAGCGGAACCGTCGTCATCAAAGCGCCTCCGGGTGCCGGCAAGACAACGGGCGTTCCGATCGCGATGGAAGAGGCCGGTTTGATCACCAGCCGAATCCTGATCGCCCAACCGCGGCGTCTGGCCGCTCGCTCCGCCGCGGCAAGACTGGCCGACCTGATGGGTAGCCAAATCGGACATGACGTTGGATACCAAGTACGTTTCGACCGGCGTTGGCGAAGCGACACAAAAATGGTTGCAGTCACCTACGGCATCCTGTTGCGCCAGCTTCAGGCCGATCCGTATCTGGAAGGCATCGATGCGGTCCTGCTAGACGAATTCCACGAGCGAGGTCTGGAATCGGACCTTTCCCTTGGCATGCTGTTGCGATTAAAGCAGACGGTCCGGCCCGACCTGAAACTGATCGTGATGAGTGCCACGATGGCCCCGCAGCCGATCGCCGATTTCCTCAGCCAGGACGGCGCCGCAGTCGATGTGGTGGAGAGTGAAGGAAGAAGCTACCCCGTCGAAATCCGCTATGCCAAAAAGTGGGACCGCAGCACCATCGAGGAACAAGTTGCCGCGGCGTTACCAAGCGTGCTCCGAGCAACGCCGGGACATCTGCTGGTGTTCCTTCCCGGCGTCGGGGAAATCCGGAAAACCGAAACTCTGATCCGGCAATTGCCAGAAACACGCGGCGCCGAAATCCTCCGCCTGTATGGGGACCTGTCTCCCGACAAACAAGACCGAGTCCTCCGCGAAAGTCGGCAACGAAAAATCGTACTTTCAACCAATGTCGCGGAAACATCGGTCACGATCCCCGGGATCACCGCCGTCATCGATAGCGGGGCCGCGAGGGTCATGCGTTACGACCCCGATGTCGGTTTTCCCCGATTGCAGATCGAACCTATTTCCATGGCGGCGGCCGATCAACGCGCCGGACGTGCAGGACGAACCGAAGCGGGAATGGCTCAGCGATTGTGGACGCAAGCGACTCATCGCAGCCGCCCCGAATTTGATACTCCAGAAATCCTTCGCACCGATTTAGCCGGAGCGGTGCTGCAACTGGCCGGCTGGGGTGAACGGAGTGTGGCCGATTTCCCTTGGCTGGATGCTCCATTCCCCGAAGCGGTCGCGACGGCCGAATCCCTGCTGAAAAGCCTGGGTGCCATCGACGACGCTGGGATCACTCCGACCGGGCGACGAATGTTGCGTTTGCCGGTTCATCCCCGACTAGCACGCCTACTGATAGCAGGCGAAGAATTTGGGATCCCAAAACGTATCGCAGTCACCGCAGCCATGCTGAGTGAACGCGATCCGTTTCGCCGCGGCAGTGGGCCTCCGAAAACCGTCCGAGGAAAAAACCGAGGCAACCACAACCTGCTCGATAGCCGATCGGACATACTTAACGCCCTGAATCGTTTAGAAAAATACGCAGACGGCGCCGAAGACCCTCAAGCAAACGAAGCAGCGGCCAGACACATCTTCCGTGTTGCCGAGCAGTTGGCAGGGATGCTGGAAGGGGGAAAGGGAAAACAGGAATCGAATGCAGAAGATTCCGATATCGCGATCATGCGAGCCCTGCTGGCCGCCTATCCCGATCGCTTGGCGAAACGGCGTTCCCGAGGAAGCGACCGAGCCATTATCGGCAATGGACAAGGCGTCAAACTGAGCGGCGAATCAAAAGTCCAGGAAGGGGATCTGTTCTTGGTGATCGACGTCCAGCAGGCAACGGGCGACGCAAAAGTACGGCAAGCATCCATGGTCGAACATGAATGGCTGGATCCCGCTGGTTTTTCGGAACGGGACGAAGCTTTTTTCCATCCCTCCCTGCGACAGATCGCAGCTAGACGACGTTTGTACTGGAACGATTTACTCCTCAAAGAAACGCCAATCGAAAGTGCCGATGACGACCAAAGCCAAGCGTTGTTGCACGAACATGCGATCCGTAACTGGGATCGAATCTTCCCGCAGGAAGATACCGGACTGCAACGCCTGCTCGCTCGCATCCGCTTCCTGCAAAAGTGGAATCCGGAACTTGAACTGCCAGCTCTTGATACCGAATCCCTCCACGCGGTCTGTTTCCAGCTTTGTCGAGGACGAAAGAGTTTCCTCGATTTAGCCAAAGCCCCTTGGCGGGATTTCATCCTGGGAAAACTCTCCTACCAGCAACAGCAAGCCCTCCAGACGCACGCTCCCGAACGAATCAAAGTCCCCAGCGGAAATGAAGTCGCTATCGAGTACCAAGAGGACAAACCGCCAATCCTTGCGGTTCGCCTGCAAGAATTATTTGGATGGGACAAAACACCGTGTGTGGCCAATGGACGCGTCCCGCTGCTGTTACATCTGCTGGGCCCTAACCGCCAGCCCCAACAGATCACAGAAGACCTAGCAAGTTTTTGGGAACACACCTACCCGCAGGTTCGGAAAGACCTACGCCGGCGGTATTCCAAACACCATTGGCCAGAGGATCCGACCCAGGCGCTCGCTTCGCGAAGCGGACTAAAACGAGACAGCCAATAG
- a CDS encoding alpha/beta hydrolase, protein MMQAYETKLGPLNCIVIDGEQPASVGVVVCHGYGAPGEDLVPLGAQWVDLLGEDAERCRFVFPAAPFDLADLGMPMARAWWPLNMQRLMDAMDAEQFDELHQHEPAGLDVARKALSETIEALVKTLDGPNPSLILGGFSQGAMLAMDTALRGIDKPPAVLMQMSGTLICQPIWEPLLSTRLANTKVLQSHGTSDPILPYSSAEALYQLLKNAELDVRFMSFAGPHTIGPDMNDALVAEIQKQLQAT, encoded by the coding sequence ATGATGCAGGCATACGAAACGAAACTGGGCCCTCTGAACTGTATTGTTATCGATGGAGAGCAGCCCGCTTCGGTTGGGGTCGTGGTTTGCCATGGCTACGGTGCACCTGGCGAAGACCTGGTTCCCCTCGGAGCCCAATGGGTCGATCTGTTAGGGGAAGATGCAGAACGTTGCCGCTTTGTTTTTCCTGCAGCCCCATTTGACCTTGCCGACCTGGGCATGCCGATGGCTCGCGCCTGGTGGCCGTTGAATATGCAACGGTTGATGGACGCCATGGACGCCGAACAATTTGATGAACTTCATCAACACGAACCGGCCGGTTTAGATGTCGCCCGCAAGGCACTATCCGAAACGATCGAGGCTCTTGTAAAAACCTTAGACGGCCCCAACCCGTCGCTGATCCTGGGTGGTTTTTCGCAGGGTGCGATGCTGGCGATGGATACCGCTCTTCGCGGAATCGACAAACCGCCAGCGGTTTTGATGCAGATGTCCGGCACGTTGATCTGCCAACCGATCTGGGAACCGTTGCTGTCGACAAGACTAGCGAATACCAAAGTGCTGCAAAGCCATGGAACCAGTGACCCCATCCTTCCCTACAGCAGCGCCGAAGCACTCTACCAGCTGCTCAAGAATGCCGAACTAGACGTTCGCTTCATGTCTTTTGCTGGACCGCACACCATTGGTCCCGACATGAATGACGCCCTGGTTGCCGAGATTCAAAAACAACTGCAGGCAACATGA